From one Nitrosococcus halophilus Nc 4 genomic stretch:
- the dusA gene encoding tRNA dihydrouridine(20/20a) synthase DusA has translation MKTASRRFFSNTFAPAYLSRRVSIAPMMEWTDRHCRYFLRLISHHALLYTEMVTTGALIHGDRERFLAYHPTEHPLAVQLGGSNPEELAFCARLAEDHGFDEVNLNVGCPSDRVQSGRFGACLMMEPELVAECVAAMAQTVQLPVTVKTRIGVDEQDSYEALTRFINTVSQAGCRTFILHARKAWLQGLSPKENREKPPLRYEVVRAIKQDFPHLEVVINGGIATLEEAQEQLTLLDGIMIGRAAYHNPYLLAQVDRYFYGDFHPLPTRHGIMEAFLPYVEEQLAQGIYLSRITRHILGLFQGQPGARAWRRYLSENAHRPGAGIEVIREALRRVPQGFG, from the coding sequence ATGAAAACGGCTAGCCGTCGCTTTTTTTCCAATACCTTTGCCCCCGCTTATTTATCTCGTAGGGTGTCCATTGCGCCGATGATGGAATGGACTGATCGTCATTGCCGTTATTTTCTCCGCCTGATTTCCCATCACGCCTTGCTCTATACCGAGATGGTGACCACGGGAGCGCTTATTCATGGGGATCGGGAACGCTTCCTCGCCTATCACCCAACGGAGCATCCCCTGGCTGTGCAATTGGGGGGCAGCAACCCTGAAGAATTGGCCTTTTGTGCCCGTCTGGCTGAGGACCACGGATTTGATGAGGTCAATCTTAATGTGGGCTGTCCCAGCGACCGGGTGCAGTCCGGACGCTTTGGGGCCTGTCTGATGATGGAGCCCGAATTGGTTGCCGAGTGCGTTGCGGCCATGGCCCAAACGGTCCAACTTCCGGTAACGGTCAAGACCCGGATTGGGGTTGATGAACAGGATTCCTATGAGGCTTTGACCCGGTTCATCAATACGGTGTCGCAGGCAGGTTGTCGGACTTTTATCCTCCATGCCCGCAAGGCCTGGCTGCAAGGTCTGAGCCCCAAGGAAAATCGGGAAAAACCCCCTTTACGTTATGAAGTCGTGCGGGCTATCAAACAGGATTTCCCCCATTTGGAAGTGGTAATCAATGGGGGGATTGCGACCTTGGAGGAGGCCCAGGAGCAGTTAACATTACTGGATGGAATCATGATCGGCCGGGCGGCCTACCATAACCCTTACCTTCTTGCCCAAGTCGACCGGTATTTCTATGGGGATTTTCATCCCTTGCCTACCCGCCATGGGATTATGGAGGCTTTTTTGCCCTATGTGGAGGAACAATTGGCCCAAGGCATTTACTTGAGCCGTATCACCCGCCATATTCTGGGGCTGTTCCAGGGCCAGCCGGGGGCACGGGCCTGGCGCCGTTATTTAAGTGAAAATGCTCACCGGCCTGGCGCGGGGATAGAGGTCATCCGGGAAGCCTTGCGACGGGTGCCGCAAGGCTTTGGATGA
- a CDS encoding LysM peptidoglycan-binding domain-containing protein, with translation MPEQKNMPYPFAVIFMIALLSLASPVSAKSWDLFPRPPELTQDIRFWTRVYTEIDNDQGFIHDNRYLNVVYETTPVPANLDWKTAKKRIQDRRQHYQGILLRLAKGKRQNLTTEERRVLKLWPQNVSNQTLHAAAARIRFQRGQANRFRQGLIRAGAYKPFIFNTLNSLDLPRELAVLPHVESSFNPAAHSHAGAAGLWQFTRPTGRRFLRIDQVVDERLDPFKATVAAARLLQHNYKVTGSWPLAITAYNHGAAGMRRAKEQVGTSDIVAIRQRYKSPTFGFASRNFYVAFLAALDVDSQARRYFGPLQPHKPEKSEVIALPDFVPVKALQRALRLDQTTLKQSNPALGSPVWEGHKYVPRGYELRVPCVPSCRRVKTIAALAPWERFERQVPDRFHKVQGGQTLSHIAQRYRIKLRQLVELNGLSNRHHIRVGQVLQLPLPADGLPTGHYTVQRGDTLSGIARRFGITEQALLKINGITNKHRIYAGQNLRLASSSSEARRNQVSSRGKEHRTRAKTTSVVLREETTPTKAGTLQKAAMVTPGGGSCEPLLPPECDPALSADPSNYTVTKDGTIEVQATETLGHYAHWLELSTQQLRNINGLPVGRSVIMGQRLKLDFSHITTKTFEARRRTYHRGLQETFFERYRIIGTEEHVVQQGESLWVLAQQKYQVPLWLLRQYNPDLDFSAVVAGTRVVIPRLARREEKSLPMASVEIKGKLLSASRREG, from the coding sequence ATGCCGGAGCAGAAAAACATGCCTTATCCCTTTGCTGTGATTTTTATGATCGCCTTGCTCTCTCTAGCCAGCCCGGTCTCGGCTAAGTCATGGGATTTGTTCCCCCGGCCGCCGGAGCTGACCCAGGATATCCGTTTCTGGACCCGGGTCTATACCGAAATCGATAATGACCAGGGATTTATCCATGATAATCGCTACCTTAATGTGGTTTATGAAACGACCCCGGTGCCCGCCAACCTGGACTGGAAAACTGCTAAAAAGCGCATTCAGGACCGCCGGCAACATTACCAAGGAATCTTGCTTCGACTCGCCAAAGGCAAACGCCAGAATCTCACTACAGAAGAACGGCGGGTACTCAAACTTTGGCCCCAAAACGTAAGCAACCAAACCCTCCATGCCGCCGCCGCCAGGATTCGTTTCCAGCGGGGACAGGCCAATCGGTTTCGCCAAGGCCTCATCCGCGCTGGCGCCTATAAACCTTTTATCTTCAACACCCTGAATTCCCTAGATTTACCGCGGGAACTAGCAGTTTTGCCTCACGTGGAGTCCTCATTCAATCCGGCCGCCCATTCCCATGCCGGCGCAGCCGGGCTGTGGCAGTTTACCCGCCCCACCGGACGGCGTTTTTTGCGCATTGACCAGGTGGTGGACGAGCGCCTCGATCCCTTCAAGGCCACCGTAGCCGCTGCTCGATTGCTCCAACATAACTATAAAGTTACCGGCAGCTGGCCCTTGGCCATCACGGCTTACAATCACGGAGCCGCCGGGATGCGCCGGGCCAAGGAGCAAGTGGGAACCTCGGATATCGTGGCTATCCGGCAACGCTATAAAAGCCCTACCTTTGGCTTTGCCTCGCGCAATTTCTATGTGGCCTTTCTTGCCGCCTTGGACGTAGATAGCCAGGCAAGGCGCTATTTCGGCCCCCTTCAGCCCCACAAGCCGGAAAAAAGCGAGGTCATAGCGCTTCCGGACTTTGTTCCCGTCAAAGCTCTGCAACGGGCGCTGAGACTGGATCAAACCACGCTCAAACAGAGCAACCCTGCCCTGGGTTCTCCCGTTTGGGAGGGACATAAATACGTGCCCCGAGGCTATGAGTTGCGTGTCCCCTGTGTCCCCTCCTGTCGCCGGGTCAAAACAATCGCCGCCTTGGCCCCCTGGGAACGATTTGAAAGGCAAGTGCCGGACCGTTTTCATAAGGTTCAAGGGGGACAAACCCTGTCCCATATCGCCCAGCGCTACCGCATTAAGCTCCGCCAGCTAGTGGAACTGAATGGGCTTTCCAACCGTCACCATATTCGGGTCGGTCAAGTTCTGCAGTTGCCTTTACCCGCTGATGGCTTGCCCACTGGGCATTATACGGTGCAGCGCGGCGACACCCTATCCGGGATTGCTCGCCGTTTCGGCATTACCGAACAGGCCCTGCTGAAAATCAATGGCATTACCAATAAACACCGGATTTATGCCGGCCAAAATCTACGGCTGGCCTCTTCTTCCTCAGAGGCTCGGAGAAATCAGGTCTCTTCGCGGGGGAAAGAGCACCGGACCAGGGCAAAGACAACCTCGGTGGTATTGAGAGAAGAAACCACCCCAACCAAGGCTGGAACTCTCCAGAAAGCCGCCATGGTCACCCCAGGGGGAGGGAGCTGCGAACCCTTGCTACCCCCAGAGTGCGACCCGGCCCTATCTGCTGATCCCAGTAACTATACTGTGACCAAAGATGGCACCATTGAGGTTCAAGCGACCGAAACCCTCGGCCACTATGCTCATTGGCTAGAATTGAGTACCCAGCAATTGCGCAATATCAATGGCTTGCCTGTTGGCCGCTCGGTGATCATGGGGCAGCGGCTCAAGCTAGACTTCTCCCATATCACGACTAAGACTTTCGAGGCCCGACGCCGAACCTACCATCGCGGTTTGCAAGAGACTTTCTTCGAGCGCTACCGTATCATAGGCACCGAAGAACATGTGGTACAGCAAGGGGAATCCCTCTGGGTCCTGGCCCAGCAAAAATATCAAGTTCCCCTTTGGCTATTGCGCCAATATAACCCGGATTTAGATTTCAGTGCCGTAGTTGCAGGCACGCGAGTAGTCATCCCCCGGCTAGCACGGCGCGAGGAAAAATCTCTACCCATGGCCTCAGTGGAAATAAAAGGAAAATTGCTTTCAGCATCCCGGAGAGAGGGTTAA
- a CDS encoding formate/nitrite transporter family protein, with protein sequence MSNTMSETDKSNPQGNPAANHSVAGTTPAKSSDFVMLDAVPPAQMGRDLVEDAVKKDKFATSHILIRGFLCTPFLAYATALSALLVTQGWPSAAAGLIFPVGYVMLATLGLEMATGSFSVMPIGMYAGRVKAWRVVRNWSWTLLGNLLGGLFFAWLLWFSLTKGGSVAPSGVLTTLAHLAEKKASYVDYGAIGWLAAVGMGVLCNWLVSLGPVFAKAARSVPGKVMLIWLPISTFFALGFEHTVVNMFVFPVGILSGAEVTIYDWWMWNQIPVTIGNILGALVFNATLWYYTHSINP encoded by the coding sequence ATGAGTAACACCATGAGCGAAACTGATAAGTCAAACCCCCAGGGTAATCCGGCAGCTAATCATTCAGTCGCTGGGACGACCCCCGCAAAATCCAGCGACTTTGTGATGTTGGATGCTGTCCCCCCCGCACAGATGGGGCGAGATCTGGTCGAAGATGCGGTTAAAAAAGATAAATTTGCTACCTCCCACATCCTCATCCGAGGCTTTTTATGCACGCCCTTTTTGGCCTATGCCACTGCCCTTTCAGCCTTATTGGTCACTCAGGGATGGCCTAGCGCGGCCGCCGGCCTCATCTTTCCGGTCGGCTATGTCATGCTCGCCACCCTCGGCCTCGAGATGGCCACTGGAAGCTTTTCGGTCATGCCCATCGGAATGTACGCGGGTCGGGTTAAAGCCTGGAGAGTCGTCCGTAACTGGAGCTGGACCCTGCTGGGGAATCTCCTGGGGGGGCTTTTCTTTGCCTGGTTACTCTGGTTCTCTCTGACCAAAGGTGGCTCTGTTGCGCCTTCAGGAGTACTCACCACCCTGGCCCATTTAGCGGAAAAAAAGGCTTCCTATGTGGATTATGGAGCCATAGGATGGCTAGCTGCCGTGGGAATGGGGGTGCTCTGTAACTGGTTGGTTAGCTTAGGCCCCGTCTTTGCCAAAGCTGCTCGTAGCGTTCCGGGAAAGGTGATGCTGATATGGCTACCCATTTCCACTTTCTTTGCCCTAGGCTTTGAGCACACCGTCGTCAATATGTTCGTTTTCCCTGTGGGTATCCTCTCTGGCGCCGAAGTCACCATCTATGACTGGTGGATGTGGAATCAGATTCCCGTGACCATCGGCAATATCCTGGGCGCATTGGTTTTTAACGCCACCCTTTGGTATTACACCCATAGCATCAATCCATAA
- a CDS encoding RNA-guided endonuclease InsQ/TnpB family protein, with protein MVTQRAYKFRFYPTPTQKRQLAIEFGHARYVWNWALERRTKAYKAQGESLNTIRLSRQLTVLKQTECPWLSEATASCHTQKLRDQDRAFKNFFAGRGKYPRFKRRHQTQSVRYQLDQRHVAKNFNAESKLLKLPKLGTLKLKWSQRMGGIPKMVTVSKDPAGRYFVSMACEVEIAALPARKNAVGVDVGVKDVVVTSSGDKSGAPKYTYQYARQLKKAQRRLSKKKKGSQRRRRQQQRVARIHARIADSRRDFLNQQSSKLINENQVICLEDLNIKGMLRNRRLSKAVADCGLYELRRQIECKAKWYGREVLIVDRWAPTSKRCSECGTIQESMPLKVREWECPDCGTEHDRDINAAKNVLRWGTAGSAETDKARGAVKTPRAVA; from the coding sequence ATGGTAACGCAACGGGCCTACAAATTCAGGTTTTACCCTACGCCCACGCAAAAGCGGCAATTGGCCATTGAATTCGGCCATGCCCGCTATGTGTGGAATTGGGCGTTGGAAAGGCGAACGAAGGCGTATAAAGCGCAGGGCGAGTCGCTGAACACTATCCGTCTTAGCCGCCAATTGACGGTACTGAAGCAAACGGAATGCCCTTGGCTGAGCGAAGCCACCGCCAGTTGCCATACCCAAAAACTGAGGGACCAAGATAGGGCGTTTAAAAACTTCTTCGCCGGTCGGGGCAAGTATCCCCGCTTTAAGAGACGCCATCAGACCCAATCGGTACGCTATCAATTGGACCAACGCCATGTGGCGAAGAATTTCAACGCCGAAAGCAAGTTGTTGAAGCTGCCCAAGCTGGGTACGCTCAAGCTCAAGTGGTCTCAGCGTATGGGGGGCATCCCCAAAATGGTCACGGTCAGTAAAGACCCCGCTGGCCGTTATTTTGTCAGCATGGCCTGTGAGGTGGAGATTGCCGCTCTGCCTGCCCGCAAGAACGCTGTTGGGGTGGATGTGGGGGTTAAGGATGTGGTGGTGACCTCTAGCGGGGATAAGTCCGGCGCGCCTAAATACACTTACCAGTACGCACGGCAATTGAAAAAGGCTCAGCGTCGCTTGAGCAAAAAGAAGAAAGGATCTCAGCGTCGCCGCCGGCAACAGCAACGGGTGGCCAGAATTCATGCCCGGATAGCGGATAGCCGCCGGGATTTTCTGAACCAACAATCCTCGAAGCTGATTAACGAGAACCAAGTAATTTGTCTTGAGGATTTGAATATCAAAGGGATGTTGAGAAATCGCCGCCTGAGTAAAGCCGTCGCGGATTGCGGGCTGTACGAACTCAGGCGACAAATCGAGTGCAAGGCCAAATGGTATGGCCGCGAGGTATTGATCGTGGACCGTTGGGCGCCCACCAGCAAGAGGTGCTCTGAGTGCGGGACTATTCAAGAGTCCATGCCGCTCAAAGTTCGCGAGTGGGAATGCCCGGACTGTGGAACGGAGCACGACCGGGATATCAACGCGGCCAAAAATGTGTTGAGGTGGGGTACGGCGGGGAGCGCCGAAACCGATAAAGCGCGTGGAGCGGTGAAGACCCCAAGGGCCGTGGCCTAG
- a CDS encoding AAA family ATPase, protein MRPSHITAILKREFAAVRCGQHTPVMLWGPPGVGKSQILSQVAESFDVPLIDLRLSQLEPTDLRGIPFRVDQWVEWAIPAMLPNQRRHGPEGILFLDELTSAPPTVSAAAYQLILDRHLGEYTVPEGWAIVAAGNRHGDRGITYALPAPLANRFTHYEIEPHLGDWVTWASHQGIDQRLIGFLLYRPELLFEIEPNQTPLAFPTPRSWEYAHRALQKFADAPELLLEALQACVGPKAGLEFKTFIDNMARMPDVEAILRGEEVAIPEELDLQYGVAATLVRRAVDAMETHEAHRIYGHILDYATRLPEREMGVMLVTEMFRTIGRPLLAHPGFTKWARQVSDLMLYER, encoded by the coding sequence ATGCGTCCTTCACATATTACCGCTATCCTCAAGCGAGAATTCGCTGCGGTCCGCTGCGGCCAACATACCCCCGTTATGCTCTGGGGACCACCGGGGGTGGGTAAATCCCAGATCCTTTCCCAGGTCGCGGAGAGTTTTGACGTTCCGCTTATTGATCTCCGCTTATCGCAGCTAGAACCGACAGACCTGCGGGGCATCCCCTTCCGAGTTGATCAGTGGGTGGAATGGGCAATCCCCGCTATGCTGCCCAACCAAAGACGCCATGGACCTGAAGGGATTCTGTTCCTGGATGAATTAACCTCAGCGCCCCCTACGGTTTCCGCCGCGGCTTACCAACTCATTCTCGATCGTCATTTGGGAGAATATACTGTACCAGAGGGCTGGGCTATTGTGGCGGCGGGCAATCGCCATGGGGATCGAGGCATTACGTATGCTTTACCTGCCCCCCTCGCTAATCGCTTTACTCACTATGAAATCGAACCCCATTTGGGAGATTGGGTCACCTGGGCCAGTCATCAGGGTATCGACCAGCGCTTGATTGGTTTTTTACTGTACCGGCCTGAATTGCTGTTCGAGATCGAACCTAATCAAACTCCCCTCGCCTTCCCTACTCCTCGCTCCTGGGAATATGCTCATCGGGCCTTACAAAAATTTGCTGATGCTCCAGAATTGTTGCTGGAGGCTCTGCAAGCCTGTGTGGGTCCTAAGGCCGGCCTGGAATTCAAGACTTTTATTGACAACATGGCGCGAATGCCCGATGTAGAAGCCATATTACGGGGAGAGGAAGTTGCCATCCCGGAGGAGCTGGATCTCCAATATGGAGTTGCCGCAACCCTGGTGCGGCGGGCGGTGGATGCGATGGAGACCCACGAGGCACACCGTATCTATGGGCATATTCTGGATTATGCCACCCGGCTGCCGGAACGGGAGATGGGGGTGATGCTGGTCACTGAAATGTTCCGGACCATTGGCCGCCCCCTCTTGGCTCATCCTGGATTTACTAAATGGGCGCGACAGGTCTCCGATCTGATGCTCTATGAACGATAA
- a CDS encoding SRPBCC family protein: MVSAQSSIVIVRPVDDVFQFISVNFFQNYPKWSPEVVELEKLSDGPVKVGTLGRQVRNDQGRRTESTFRVTRFEPNQCFSCEGTAQTPFRVIYNFESLDQATKVKFTFELLKIDFFMRPFEKLIEAAIRGGADRVVHNLKGLLEEEATGPSGSAK, encoded by the coding sequence ATGGTGAGTGCCCAATCAAGCATCGTGATAGTTCGACCCGTCGATGATGTATTCCAATTTATATCGGTAAATTTTTTCCAGAATTATCCTAAATGGTCTCCTGAGGTCGTAGAGCTAGAGAAGCTTTCTGACGGACCGGTAAAAGTGGGCACCCTGGGAAGGCAAGTCAGGAACGATCAGGGGCGCCGCACCGAGTCGACATTTCGCGTCACCCGATTCGAACCTAATCAGTGTTTTTCCTGTGAGGGCACTGCCCAGACCCCTTTTCGGGTGATTTACAATTTTGAATCTCTCGACCAAGCGACAAAGGTTAAATTTACCTTCGAATTATTAAAGATTGATTTTTTTATGCGGCCATTTGAAAAGCTTATTGAGGCGGCTATCCGGGGAGGAGCGGACAGAGTAGTGCACAATTTGAAGGGACTGCTCGAAGAAGAAGCCACAGGGCCTTCAGGTTCTGCCAAATAA
- a CDS encoding Glu/Leu/Phe/Val family dehydrogenase: MENVFKFADELGPLKVIHVYEPSIDLKGILVIDNVATGPSIGGVRLAPDVSTKECFRLARAMTLKNAAAELPHGGGKAVLFGDPKMPKSDKERLIRAFACSLREAEQYIFAPDMGTDEESMAWVKDEIGRVVGLPRELGGIPLDEIGATGWGISHVVDVALRFCDFELAGARIVVQGFGAVGYHAARFLTDKGAVLVGAADSHGTIHRPGGLNVETLSTLKQQGKSVVDYPEGERLERESIIDIPCDIWIPAARPDVIREDNVQRLKTKLVIEGANIPATLEAEKYLHAHGVLCVPDFIANAGGVICAAMEYQGANESLVFQAIEEKLRRNTEAVLKEAKNQQKLPREAAVDLASRRVRKTMGLRRWSLF; encoded by the coding sequence GTGGAAAATGTATTTAAATTTGCTGACGAACTCGGGCCGCTAAAAGTTATCCATGTTTATGAGCCCTCCATTGACCTCAAGGGCATTTTAGTCATTGATAATGTCGCCACAGGGCCATCTATCGGTGGTGTCCGCCTAGCCCCGGATGTCAGCACCAAAGAATGTTTCCGCTTAGCCCGCGCCATGACTCTCAAGAACGCCGCGGCGGAACTTCCCCATGGAGGCGGTAAGGCCGTGCTTTTTGGCGATCCCAAGATGCCAAAATCAGACAAAGAGCGCCTCATCCGCGCTTTTGCTTGTTCCCTCCGGGAAGCCGAGCAATATATCTTTGCTCCCGACATGGGCACGGATGAGGAGTCTATGGCCTGGGTTAAAGATGAAATCGGCCGAGTCGTGGGGCTGCCCCGGGAACTAGGCGGCATTCCCCTTGATGAAATAGGCGCCACCGGTTGGGGGATTAGTCATGTGGTTGATGTGGCGCTCCGATTCTGCGATTTCGAGCTGGCAGGAGCGCGAATAGTGGTGCAAGGCTTTGGGGCAGTGGGATACCATGCGGCCCGTTTTCTCACCGACAAGGGGGCCGTCCTGGTGGGGGCGGCTGATTCCCACGGAACCATTCACCGTCCCGGCGGCTTAAATGTGGAGACCCTCTCGACACTCAAGCAGCAGGGTAAAAGCGTTGTGGATTATCCGGAAGGAGAAAGACTAGAGCGGGAGTCGATAATCGATATCCCCTGTGATATTTGGATTCCAGCGGCCCGTCCCGATGTGATCCGGGAGGATAATGTGCAACGGCTAAAAACAAAGCTGGTCATCGAAGGTGCCAATATCCCGGCCACACTGGAAGCAGAAAAATACTTGCACGCCCATGGGGTCCTATGCGTTCCCGACTTTATCGCCAATGCCGGGGGGGTGATCTGCGCCGCCATGGAATACCAAGGGGCCAATGAAAGTTTGGTCTTTCAAGCCATTGAAGAGAAGTTGCGGCGCAATACCGAAGCGGTGCTCAAAGAAGCTAAAAATCAGCAGAAATTGCCCCGGGAAGCGGCCGTTGATCTGGCCTCGCGGCGGGTAAGAAAAACCATGGGATTGCGGCGCTGGTCGTTATTTTAA
- a CDS encoding DUF2201 family putative metallopeptidase, with protein sequence MNDNRSSQETKLRTKLSAARTRLVVERPFLGALILHLPLQEASPEWCGSTATDARAIYYNPAYVEWLSFEQLQFILAHEALHCALCHFARRGRRNLGRWNAACDYAVNQLLIREGLQPPPGVLLNQDYRGLSAEEIYPLIPSGAKLQTVDYHAYENEPSLSDTPVDFNTASKGWSIHGSQQPDKPSKGNLLFPSTQAPPSTSPPPLTEAEREQLNRLWQQRTTSLAQQALQAGKLSAPLQRLIGSLGQPQLPWRQLLAQYLSAAARNDYSFTRPSRREGSAILPRLASQQIELVIVLDTSGSIHDEQLQSFLTEVSALKGQLRARVTLHACDADLCEQGPWIYEPWEALTLPESLPGGGDTNFRPPFDWVEQAGFYPDTLLYFTDARGPFPEVEPPYPVIWLVKGKAQVPWGRRIQLN encoded by the coding sequence ATGAACGATAATCGCAGTTCCCAAGAAACCAAACTCCGCACTAAGCTCAGCGCCGCTCGGACGCGCCTGGTGGTGGAACGGCCTTTTCTGGGCGCTTTGATTTTGCATCTCCCCTTACAGGAAGCAAGCCCCGAATGGTGTGGCAGCACCGCCACTGATGCCCGGGCTATCTACTACAACCCCGCTTATGTGGAATGGCTTTCCTTCGAGCAGCTCCAGTTCATTTTGGCCCACGAGGCCCTCCACTGCGCTTTATGTCACTTTGCTCGCCGAGGCCGCCGGAACCTAGGCCGTTGGAATGCGGCCTGTGATTATGCGGTTAATCAATTACTGATTCGAGAAGGACTACAGCCCCCGCCTGGGGTATTACTTAATCAAGACTACCGTGGCCTCAGCGCCGAAGAAATCTATCCCCTCATTCCCTCCGGAGCAAAACTGCAAACCGTCGATTACCATGCCTATGAAAACGAACCTTCCCTGTCCGACACCCCCGTTGATTTCAATACTGCCAGTAAAGGTTGGAGTATCCACGGCTCACAGCAGCCAGACAAACCTTCTAAGGGCAACCTTTTGTTTCCCTCCACCCAAGCCCCCCCTTCAACATCACCTCCGCCCTTAACCGAAGCGGAGCGGGAACAACTCAACCGCCTCTGGCAACAGCGGACCACGAGCCTTGCCCAACAAGCCTTACAGGCCGGCAAGCTAAGCGCCCCCCTGCAACGACTCATTGGCAGCCTAGGGCAACCCCAACTCCCTTGGCGGCAATTACTCGCCCAATACCTAAGCGCTGCCGCGCGGAATGATTACAGCTTTACCCGGCCCTCTCGCCGCGAAGGTTCAGCGATTTTGCCTCGCCTCGCTTCCCAGCAAATAGAGTTGGTGATTGTGCTAGATACCAGCGGCTCCATCCACGATGAACAATTACAGAGCTTTCTTACCGAGGTCAGCGCCCTAAAGGGCCAACTTCGGGCCCGCGTGACCCTCCACGCCTGCGATGCCGACCTTTGTGAACAAGGTCCCTGGATCTATGAACCCTGGGAGGCGCTGACACTGCCAGAGAGTTTACCCGGCGGTGGTGATACCAATTTTCGTCCCCCCTTTGACTGGGTGGAACAAGCAGGCTTCTACCCGGACACCCTGCTTTACTTTACCGATGCCCGAGGCCCATTCCCCGAAGTAGAACCTCCTTATCCGGTCATCTGGCTCGTGAAGGGCAAAGCCCAAGTGCCATGGGGGCGGCGAATACAGCTTAATTGA
- a CDS encoding amidohydrolase family protein, translating into MPIKESFDPEGLRLPIKLDSTSNGEFMPYPLGAPARAARKLAHQRATLCGQKAGLSRRSFLKSLGGAAATLLAMNEAYAYFGKNGGGFEIPAEAVFEPAAAQASIGGNEFIFDIQGHHVNPQGAWRRLTNRWTYILRFFPQSRCGDGAIECFSAEHFIREVFLDSDTDMAVLSSVPAAPEDNPLSTEEAAATRALVEAMEGDYRLLIHGLVHPNLPGAIEDMAQQKEEHQVAAWKTYTQWGPEGKGYWLDDEQYGIPFIERARELGVKLICVHKGIPLFNLPYAYSTCRDIGVVARRYPDVNFIVYHSGFEPRHTEGPYDPDNVDGGVDTLIQSLQENDIPPNSNVYAELGTTWRMVMQDPNQAAHLLGKLFKYVGENNVLWGTDSIWYGSPQDQIQAFRAFQISPQFRDSYGYPEITPALRTKVFGLNAAKPYGLAPHEIKKRNTQDRVARIKQDYLQDPEPSFLTNGPKTRREFLQFHRLNSS; encoded by the coding sequence ATGCCTATAAAAGAAAGTTTTGATCCGGAGGGTTTACGGTTACCTATCAAGCTCGACAGCACCTCAAACGGTGAGTTTATGCCCTATCCCCTGGGCGCTCCAGCCCGAGCCGCAAGGAAACTGGCCCACCAACGAGCGACCCTCTGCGGCCAAAAAGCCGGGCTCTCCCGCCGAAGTTTTCTCAAATCCCTGGGCGGTGCCGCAGCCACCCTATTGGCAATGAACGAAGCCTATGCTTATTTTGGGAAAAATGGAGGAGGGTTTGAGATTCCTGCCGAGGCCGTTTTTGAGCCGGCGGCAGCGCAAGCCAGCATCGGCGGCAATGAATTTATCTTCGATATCCAAGGCCACCATGTAAACCCCCAGGGGGCCTGGCGTCGTCTCACCAACCGCTGGACTTATATCCTGCGATTTTTTCCCCAATCCCGCTGCGGCGATGGGGCCATTGAATGTTTCTCAGCAGAGCACTTCATCCGCGAAGTATTTCTAGACAGCGACACCGATATGGCGGTCCTCTCCTCGGTTCCAGCGGCCCCCGAAGATAACCCCCTATCCACCGAGGAAGCCGCGGCCACTCGGGCGCTAGTGGAAGCGATGGAAGGAGACTATCGCCTGCTCATTCATGGCCTGGTACACCCTAACCTGCCGGGGGCCATCGAAGACATGGCTCAACAAAAAGAAGAGCATCAGGTTGCCGCCTGGAAAACCTATACCCAATGGGGGCCTGAAGGTAAGGGATACTGGCTGGACGACGAACAATACGGGATTCCCTTTATCGAGCGAGCACGGGAATTGGGAGTCAAATTGATCTGCGTCCATAAAGGGATTCCCCTATTCAATTTGCCTTATGCCTATTCCACCTGCCGCGATATTGGCGTAGTCGCCCGCCGCTACCCGGACGTTAACTTTATTGTGTATCATTCGGGATTCGAGCCTCGGCATACCGAGGGACCTTACGATCCGGACAATGTGGATGGCGGGGTAGATACCCTCATCCAGTCCCTGCAAGAGAATGACATCCCCCCTAACAGCAATGTCTATGCTGAACTGGGCACCACCTGGCGAATGGTCATGCAAGATCCCAATCAGGCAGCCCATTTGCTGGGCAAGCTGTTCAAATATGTAGGCGAGAATAATGTCCTCTGGGGCACCGACTCCATCTGGTATGGGAGCCCTCAAGACCAGATCCAGGCCTTTCGCGCCTTTCAAATCTCACCCCAATTTCGCGACAGTTATGGCTATCCGGAAATCACCCCGGCGCTACGAACCAAGGTTTTTGGATTAAATGCAGCCAAACCTTACGGACTGGCGCCCCATGAAATCAAAAAGCGCAATACCCAAGACCGGGTAGCCCGGATCAAGCAAGACTACCTCCAAGACCCCGAGCCTAGTTTTTTGACCAATGGACCCAAAACCCGGCGTGAATTCTTGCAGTTTCATCGCTTGAATAGCAGTTAA